Proteins encoded by one window of Microcebus murinus isolate Inina chromosome 2, M.murinus_Inina_mat1.0, whole genome shotgun sequence:
- the SLAMF7 gene encoding SLAM family member 7, whose translation MPGSSICLVLISLLWQLTGSAASGALKELVGALGGSVTFPLNVTEKQADSIVWTFNKTSLVSVQPMGDEKVNAIVTQSRNKERMEFLGKGHSLKLSKLMKNDSGVYHVEIYGSFSPSPITQNYVLRVYEHLSEPKVTIGLQSSKNGTCTTNLTCSMATGGEDVTYSWKALGQAANKTLDGSILPVSWRQEEGDMTFICMARNPISIKFSSPILVRKLCEGVADSSTIFLYILLVSIPLSLLVLWLVLLIMRRGRGKECIEEKKKTDIHQETPNFCPHSGETTDYDTISYKDETTQKEDPLNTLYATVQIPKKMEDPHSLPTAPGTSQLFSYENVI comes from the exons ATGCCTGGCTCCTCAATATGCCTTGTCCTCATCTCTCTCCTCTGGCAGCTCACAG GGTCAGCAGCCTCTGGAGCCCTGAAAGAGCTGGTCGGTGCCCTTGGTGGGTCTGTGACTTTTCCCCTAAATGTCACAGAAAAGCAGGCTGACAGTATTGTCTGGACCTTTAACAAAACTAGTCTTGTCAGCGTACAGCCAATGGGAGACGAAAAAGTCAATGCCATCGTGACCCAAAGTCGCAATAAGGAAAGGATGGAGTTCCTAGGTAAAGGCCACTCCCTGAAGCTCAGCAAACTGATGAAGAATGACTCGGGTGTCTACCATGTGGAGATATACGGTTCATTCTCCCCGTCCCCCATCACCCAGAACTATGTGCTGCGTGTCTATG AGCACCTGTCAGAGCCCAAAGTCACCATAGGTCTGCAAAGCAGTAAGAATGGCACCTGCACAACCAACCTGACATGCTCTATGGCAACTGGAGGAGAGGATGTGACTTACAGCTGGAAGGCCCTGGGGCAAGCAGCCAACAAGACCCTTGATGGCTCCATCCTCCCTGTCTCCTGGAGACAAGAGGAAGGGGATATGACCTTCATCTGCATGGCCAGGAACCCCATCAGCATCAAGTTCTCGAGCCCCATCCTTGTCAGGAAGCTCTGTGAAG GTGTCGCAGATTCCTCCACGATCTTCCTGTATATCCTGCTGGTGTCCATCCCGCTCAGCCTCCTTGTACTGTGGCTAGTTCTTCTGATTATgcggagagggagaggaaaag AGTGCAttgaagagaagaagaaaacagacattCATCAGGAAACTCCTAACTTCTGTCCCCATTCTGGAGAGACCACAGACTACGACACAATCTCTTACAAAGAT gaAACTACTCAAAAGGAAGATCCACTGAATACGCTTTATGCCACTGTGCAGATACCAAAAAAG ATGGAGGATCCTCACTCGCTGCCCACCGCACCAGGCACATCCCAGCTGTTCAGCTATGAGAATGTCATCTAG